From the genome of Leptolyngbya iicbica LK, one region includes:
- a CDS encoding 2-hydroxyacid dehydrogenase, producing MKIAFFSTKPYDQISFTAANQHHPHELVFFEPRLDPTTVALAEGFPVVCVFINDELNEETLRAIASTGTKAIALRCAGFNNVDLQVAAELGLAVVRVPAYSPYAVAEHAVGLILSLNRKLYRAYNRVRDDNFELNGLLGFDIHGKTVGVVGTGKIGLCFAQIMKGFGAKLLAYDVYENPDCLALGATYVPLHDLLAQSDIISLHCPLLPATYHLINAESLQSAKPGAMLINTSRGGLVDTRAVIDALKSGQLGYLGADVYEEEEKLFFQDHSDRVIQDETFQLLQSFPNVVITAHQAFFTREALANIADTTLSNIDDIEAGRECINQIKPQS from the coding sequence ATGAAAATTGCCTTCTTCAGCACTAAGCCCTACGACCAGATTTCATTCACGGCGGCGAATCAACATCACCCTCACGAACTGGTGTTTTTTGAGCCCCGGTTAGATCCGACGACCGTAGCCCTGGCGGAAGGCTTTCCGGTGGTGTGTGTCTTTATTAATGATGAGCTGAATGAGGAAACGTTGCGGGCGATCGCGAGTACCGGAACGAAAGCGATCGCCCTGCGCTGCGCGGGCTTCAACAACGTCGATCTGCAAGTGGCCGCTGAACTGGGGCTAGCCGTCGTCCGGGTGCCCGCGTACTCGCCCTATGCTGTCGCCGAACACGCCGTGGGCTTGATTCTCTCCCTCAACCGTAAGCTGTACCGTGCTTACAACCGCGTGCGCGATGACAACTTTGAACTAAACGGACTGCTCGGGTTCGACATTCACGGCAAAACGGTCGGTGTTGTCGGTACGGGCAAAATTGGCCTGTGCTTTGCCCAGATTATGAAAGGGTTTGGGGCCAAGCTGCTGGCCTACGACGTGTACGAAAATCCCGACTGCCTAGCCTTAGGCGCAACCTACGTGCCCCTCCACGACTTGCTGGCGCAGTCCGATATCATTTCACTGCACTGCCCGCTGCTGCCAGCGACGTATCACCTGATCAACGCGGAATCCTTACAGAGTGCTAAACCGGGGGCGATGCTGATCAACACCAGTCGCGGTGGCTTGGTCGACACGCGGGCGGTGATTGATGCGTTGAAAAGTGGTCAATTGGGCTATTTGGGCGCAGATGTCTATGAGGAAGAAGAAAAGCTGTTCTTTCAAGACCACTCCGATCGCGTCATCCAAGACGAGACCTTTCAACTGTTGCAGTCTTTTCCCAACGTGGTGATCACCGCTCACCAAGCGTTTTTTACCCGCGAGGCATTGGCAAATATTGCCGATACCACCCTGAGCAACATTGACGATATTGAAGCGGGCCGCGAGTGCATCAATCAGATCAAGCCGCAATCCTAA
- a CDS encoding T3SS (YopN, CesT) and YbjN peptide-binding chaperone 1 produces MAPPFSNSVQQLTYQKVADYLSGSDLFQASLRTYRDRPKFDILYGSALIEIEVLPWEVHPWEAGDLATVRATSCVTVGSTLECELLQFLLTENRRMRFGAFHLDDAGQVVFSESVLGGEEMSIIELQTCILSVVTIADTYDDIIAERFGGQRASDRLPQSFPQPLA; encoded by the coding sequence ATGGCTCCGCCCTTTAGCAACTCAGTGCAGCAGCTGACCTATCAAAAAGTCGCTGATTATCTGAGCGGTTCCGATCTCTTTCAAGCCTCGTTGCGTACTTATCGCGATCGCCCCAAGTTCGACATCCTCTACGGTTCGGCCCTGATCGAAATTGAGGTGCTGCCGTGGGAGGTACATCCCTGGGAAGCGGGCGACCTGGCCACCGTGCGGGCCACCAGTTGCGTCACCGTGGGCAGCACGCTGGAGTGCGAACTCTTACAGTTCTTGCTGACAGAAAATCGGCGGATGCGCTTTGGCGCTTTTCATCTGGACGATGCGGGCCAGGTGGTCTTTTCAGAAAGTGTGCTCGGCGGCGAAGAGATGTCAATCATTGAGTTGCAGACTTGCATTCTTTCCGTGGTGACGATCGCCGATACCTACGACGACATCATTGCCGAGCGGTTTGGGGGGCAGCGGGCCAGCGATCGCTTACCCCAAAGTTTCCCCCAACCCTTGGCGTAA